In Populus alba chromosome 1, ASM523922v2, whole genome shotgun sequence, a single window of DNA contains:
- the LOC118053952 gene encoding uncharacterized protein isoform X3 — MESLAQLEALCERLYNSQDSAERAHAENALKCFSVNTDYISQCQYILDNASTPYSLMLASSSLLKQVTDHSLSLQLRLDIRNYLINYLATRGPLPQFVNASLIQLLCRVTKFGWFDDDRFREVVKEATDFLSQASKEHYEIGLKILNQLVSEMNQSNSGLPSTNHRRVACSFRDQSLFQIFQISLTSLSQLKNDVMSRLQELALSLSLKCLSFDFVGTSIDESSEEFGTIQIPSSWRPVLEDPSTLQIFFDYYAITTSPRSKEALECLVRLASVRRSLFTNDAARSKFLAHLMTGTKEILQTGRGLADHDNYHEYCRLLGRFRVNYQLSELVNVEGYSDWIQLVAEFTLKSLQSWQWASSSVYYLLGLWSRLVTSVPYLKGEAPSLLDEFVPKITEGFITSRFNSVQAGFTDDEDPLDNVELLQDQLDCFPYLCRFQYQSSGFYIINTMEPILQSYTERARLQTADNNELAVIEAKLSWIVHIIAAILKIKQSTGCSVESQEVLDAELSARVLQLINVTDSGLHSQRYGELSKQRLDRAILTFFQHFRKSYVGDQAVHSSKQLYARLSELLGLSDHLLLLNVIVSKIATNLKCYTESEEVINHTLSLFLELASGYMTGKLLLKLDAIKFIVANHTREHFPFLEEYRSSRSRTTFYYTIGWLIFMEDSPVKFKSSMEPLLQVFLRLETTPDSMFRTDGVKYALIGLMRDLRGIAMATNSRRTYGLLFDWLYPAHMPLLLKGISHWTDTPEATTPLLKFMAEFVLNKAQRLTFDSSSPNGILLFREVSKVIVAYGTRISSLPNVADIYGYKYKGIWICLTILSRALAGNYVNFGVFELYGDRALSDALDIALKMTLSIPLADILAFRKLTRAYFAFLEVLFSSHIVFILNLDTNTFMHIVGSLESGLKGLDTNISSQCASAVDNLAAYYFNNITMGEVPTFPTAINLARHIADCPNLFPEILKTLFEIVLFEDCGNQWSLSRPMLSLTIISEQIFSDLKAQILASQPVDQHQRLALCFDKLMADVTRSLDSKNRDKFTQNLTVFRYDAHFGAERSCSRGHGGREQGGLCADVVIIVAFE, encoded by the exons ATGGAGAGTTTAGCGCAACTAGAAGCATTGTGCGAGAGGCTATACAATTCGCAAGATTCTGCAGAGAGAGCACACGCCGAGAATGCATTGAAATGCTTTTCGGTTAATACCGATTACATTTCGCAATGCCAGTACATTCTTGACAATGCGTCTACGCCTTACTCGTTGATGCTCGCCAGTTCTAGTTTGTTGAAACAAGTCACTGATCATAGCCTCTCTTTACAGCTCCGTCTTGATAtca GGAAttacttgattaactatttggCTACTAGAGGACCGTTACCACAGTTTGTTAATGCGTCTTTGATTCAACTTCTCTGTCGTGTTACGAAGTTTGGATGGTTTGATGATGATAGATTTAGAGAAGTGGTAAAGGAGGCTACTGATTTCTTGAGTCAG GCATCCAAGGAGCACTATGAAATTGGTTTGAAGATACTGAATCAACTTGTGTCTGAAATGAACCAG TCAAATTCAGGGTTGCCTTCAACAAATCATCGAAGGGTAGCTTGCTCCTTTAGGGACCAGTCGCTTTTTCAAATATTCCAAATTTCTTTAACATCATTGAGTCAACTGAAAAATGACG TTATGAGTCGATTGCAAGAGTTGGCACTTTCTCTTTCGCTAAAATGtttgtcttttgattttgttgGGACATCAATTGATGAAAGTTCAGAGGAGTTTGGTACTATTCAG ATACCGTCATCCTGGAGGCCTGTTTTAGAGGATCCTTCAACTTTGCAGATTTTTTTTGATTATTATGCCATTACAACATCTCCTCGTTCAAAAGAG GCTCTGGAATGCCTGGTTCGATTAGCATCAGTACGTCGCTCTTTGTTCACAAATGATGCTGCCCGTTCCAAGTTTTTGGCCCATTTGATGACAGGAACCAAGGAAATTCTACAAACAGGACGAG GTCTTGCTGATCATGATAATTATCATGAGTATTGTCGTCTTCTTGGACGTTTCAGAGTGAATTATCAG TTGTCAGAGCTTGTGAACGTGGAAGGCTACAGTGATTGGATACAGTTGGTGGCAGAATTCACTTTAAAGTCTTTGCAGTCTTGGCAG TGGGCCAGCAGCAGTGTATATTATCTTCTAGGGTTGTGGTCCAGATTGGTGACATCTGTACCATACTTGAAGGGCGAGGCACCTAGTTTGCTTGATGAGTTTGTGCCCAAAATTACTGAAGGCTTTATAACATCAAGATTTAACTCTGTGCAG GCTGGATTCACTGACGATGAAGATCCATTAGACAATGTTGAGCTTCTTCAAGATCAGCTAGATTGCTTTCCTTATCTTTGCAGATTTCAG tATCAAAGCAGcggtttttatataataaacacaATGGAGCCTATTCTGCAATCATACACG GAAAGAGCACGGCTACAGACTGCTGATAACAATGAACTTGCTGTTATTGAAGCAAAACTTTCTTGGATTGTTCATATCATTGCTgctattcttaaaattaaacaatctaCTGGCTGTAG CGTGGAGTCGCAAGAAGTGCTTGATGCAGAACTTTCAGCTCGTGTTTTGCAATTAATAAATGTTACTGACAGTGGGCTACATAGCCAG AGATATGGTGAATTAAGCAAGCAAAGACTTGATCGAGCGATTCTTACCTTCTTTCAGCATTTCCGTAAGTCTTATGTTGGCGACCAGGCTGTGCACTCGTCTAAG CAGCTATATGCTCGTTTGTCTGAACTTCTTGGACTCAGTGATCATCTACTACTATTAAATGTGATTGTTTCAAAAATAGCTACAAATTTAAAGTGTTATACAGAG AGTGAGGAGGTCATTAATCATACATTAAGCTTATTCTTGGAGCTGGCATCCGG GTATATGACTGGAAAGCTGCTTCTGAAACTGGATGCTATCAAATTTATAGTTGCCAACCATACT aggGAACATTTTCCCTTCTTAGAAGAATATAGAAGCTCTCGTAGCAGAACAACCTTCTATTATACTATTGGCTGGTTAATATTTATGGAGGATAGCCCGGTGAAATTCAAGTCTTCGATGGAACCGCTTTTGCAA gtttttttaaggtTGGAAACAACTCCTGATTCGATGTTTCGGACTGATGGGGTGAAGTATGCACTAATTGGGTTAATGAGGGATCTTAGAGGAATTGCTATGGCCACAAATAG TCGAAGAACGTATGGGCTTTTATTTGATTGGCTGTATCCTGCTCACATGCCGCTTCTCTTGAAAGGCATCTCGCATTGGACAGACACACCGGAG GCGACAACCCCTTTATTAAAATTCATGGCtgaatttgtgttgaacaaGGCCCAACGTTTAACTTTTGATTCGTCATCTCCTAATGGCATTCTTCTTTTCCGGGAAGTCAGCAAAGTAATTGTAGCCTATGGAACAAGGATTTCATCTCTTCCAAATGTTGCTGACATATATGGCTACAAATACAAGGGGATATGGATTTGCCTAACCATTCTCTCAAGAG CTCTCGCTGGAAACTATGTCAACTTTGGTGTCTTTGAACTGTATGGTGATAGAGCACTCTCTGATGCACTTGATATTGCTCTAAAGATGACGCTCTCAATTCCTCTTGCTGATATATTGGCATTTCGAAAG CTAACAAGGGCTTACTTTGCATTCTTGGAGGTTCTATTCAGCAGCCACATTGTTTTCATATTGAATCTGGATACAAACACCTTCATGCATATTGTTGGTTCCCTGGAATCAGGTCTTAAAGGTCTGGATACAAATATCTCATCACAG TGTGCATCTGCTGTTGACAATTTGGCTGCTTATTATTTCAACAACATCACAATGGGGGAGGTACCCACCTTCCCCACTGCTATTAATCTTGCTCGTCATATTGCAGACTGCCCCAATTTGTTTCCTGAG ATACTGAAGACTCTGTTTGAGATTGTTTTATTTGAGGACTGTGGCAACCAGTGGAGTCTTAGCAGACCCATGCTGAGCTTAACTATCATTAGTGAGCAG ATATTCTCTGATTTGAAAGCTCAAATCTTGGCTTCACAG CCTGTGGATCAACATCAGCGGCTTGCCCTTTGTTTTGATAAACTGATGGCAGATGTTACTCGAAGCTTGGATTCAAAGAACAGGGATAAATTTACTCAAAATCTGACGGTTTTCAG ATATGATGCCCACTTCGGCGCAGAGCGTTCGTGCTCACGAG GTCACGGTGGACGTGAACAGGGCGGGCTTTGTGCTGATGTTGTTATAATCGTCGCTTTTGAGTAG
- the LOC118053952 gene encoding uncharacterized protein isoform X2 gives MESLAQLEALCERLYNSQDSAERAHAENALKCFSVNTDYISQCQYILDNASTPYSLMLASSSLLKQVTDHSLSLQLRLDIRNYLINYLATRGPLPQFVNASLIQLLCRVTKFGWFDDDRFREVVKEATDFLSQASKEHYEIGLKILNQLVSEMNQSNSGLPSTNHRRVACSFRDQSLFQIFQISLTSLSQLKNDVMSRLQELALSLSLKCLSFDFVGTSIDESSEEFGTIQIPSSWRPVLEDPSTLQIFFDYYAITTSPRSKEALECLVRLASVRRSLFTNDAARSKFLAHLMTGTKEILQTGRGLADHDNYHEYCRLLGRFRVNYQLSELVNVEGYSDWIQLVAEFTLKSLQSWQWASSSVYYLLGLWSRLVTSVPYLKGEAPSLLDEFVPKITEGFITSRFNSVQAGFTDDEDPLDNVELLQDQLDCFPYLCRFQYQSSGFYIINTMEPILQSYTERARLQTADNNELAVIEAKLSWIVHIIAAILKIKQSTGCSVESQEVLDAELSARVLQLINVTDSGLHSQRYGELSKQRLDRAILTFFQHFRKSYVGDQAVHSSKLYARLSELLGLSDHLLLLNVIVSKIATNLKCYTESEEVINHTLSLFLELASGYMTGKLLLKLDAIKFIVANHTREHFPFLEEYRSSRSRTTFYYTIGWLIFMEDSPVKFKSSMEPLLQVFLRLETTPDSMFRTDGVKYALIGLMRDLRGIAMATNSRRTYGLLFDWLYPAHMPLLLKGISHWTDTPEATTPLLKFMAEFVLNKAQRLTFDSSSPNGILLFREVSKVIVAYGTRISSLPNVADIYGYKYKGIWICLTILSRALAGNYVNFGVFELYGDRALSDALDIALKMTLSIPLADILAFRKLTRAYFAFLEVLFSSHIVFILNLDTNTFMHIVGSLESGLKGLDTNISSQCASAVDNLAAYYFNNITMGEVPTFPTAINLARHIADCPNLFPEILKTLFEIVLFEDCGNQWSLSRPMLSLTIISEQIFSDLKAQILASQPVDQHQRLALCFDKLMADVTRSLDSKNRDKFTQNLTVFRYDAHFGAERSCSRVAGHGGREQGGLCADVVIIVAFE, from the exons ATGGAGAGTTTAGCGCAACTAGAAGCATTGTGCGAGAGGCTATACAATTCGCAAGATTCTGCAGAGAGAGCACACGCCGAGAATGCATTGAAATGCTTTTCGGTTAATACCGATTACATTTCGCAATGCCAGTACATTCTTGACAATGCGTCTACGCCTTACTCGTTGATGCTCGCCAGTTCTAGTTTGTTGAAACAAGTCACTGATCATAGCCTCTCTTTACAGCTCCGTCTTGATAtca GGAAttacttgattaactatttggCTACTAGAGGACCGTTACCACAGTTTGTTAATGCGTCTTTGATTCAACTTCTCTGTCGTGTTACGAAGTTTGGATGGTTTGATGATGATAGATTTAGAGAAGTGGTAAAGGAGGCTACTGATTTCTTGAGTCAG GCATCCAAGGAGCACTATGAAATTGGTTTGAAGATACTGAATCAACTTGTGTCTGAAATGAACCAG TCAAATTCAGGGTTGCCTTCAACAAATCATCGAAGGGTAGCTTGCTCCTTTAGGGACCAGTCGCTTTTTCAAATATTCCAAATTTCTTTAACATCATTGAGTCAACTGAAAAATGACG TTATGAGTCGATTGCAAGAGTTGGCACTTTCTCTTTCGCTAAAATGtttgtcttttgattttgttgGGACATCAATTGATGAAAGTTCAGAGGAGTTTGGTACTATTCAG ATACCGTCATCCTGGAGGCCTGTTTTAGAGGATCCTTCAACTTTGCAGATTTTTTTTGATTATTATGCCATTACAACATCTCCTCGTTCAAAAGAG GCTCTGGAATGCCTGGTTCGATTAGCATCAGTACGTCGCTCTTTGTTCACAAATGATGCTGCCCGTTCCAAGTTTTTGGCCCATTTGATGACAGGAACCAAGGAAATTCTACAAACAGGACGAG GTCTTGCTGATCATGATAATTATCATGAGTATTGTCGTCTTCTTGGACGTTTCAGAGTGAATTATCAG TTGTCAGAGCTTGTGAACGTGGAAGGCTACAGTGATTGGATACAGTTGGTGGCAGAATTCACTTTAAAGTCTTTGCAGTCTTGGCAG TGGGCCAGCAGCAGTGTATATTATCTTCTAGGGTTGTGGTCCAGATTGGTGACATCTGTACCATACTTGAAGGGCGAGGCACCTAGTTTGCTTGATGAGTTTGTGCCCAAAATTACTGAAGGCTTTATAACATCAAGATTTAACTCTGTGCAG GCTGGATTCACTGACGATGAAGATCCATTAGACAATGTTGAGCTTCTTCAAGATCAGCTAGATTGCTTTCCTTATCTTTGCAGATTTCAG tATCAAAGCAGcggtttttatataataaacacaATGGAGCCTATTCTGCAATCATACACG GAAAGAGCACGGCTACAGACTGCTGATAACAATGAACTTGCTGTTATTGAAGCAAAACTTTCTTGGATTGTTCATATCATTGCTgctattcttaaaattaaacaatctaCTGGCTGTAG CGTGGAGTCGCAAGAAGTGCTTGATGCAGAACTTTCAGCTCGTGTTTTGCAATTAATAAATGTTACTGACAGTGGGCTACATAGCCAG AGATATGGTGAATTAAGCAAGCAAAGACTTGATCGAGCGATTCTTACCTTCTTTCAGCATTTCCGTAAGTCTTATGTTGGCGACCAGGCTGTGCACTCGTCTAAG CTATATGCTCGTTTGTCTGAACTTCTTGGACTCAGTGATCATCTACTACTATTAAATGTGATTGTTTCAAAAATAGCTACAAATTTAAAGTGTTATACAGAG AGTGAGGAGGTCATTAATCATACATTAAGCTTATTCTTGGAGCTGGCATCCGG GTATATGACTGGAAAGCTGCTTCTGAAACTGGATGCTATCAAATTTATAGTTGCCAACCATACT aggGAACATTTTCCCTTCTTAGAAGAATATAGAAGCTCTCGTAGCAGAACAACCTTCTATTATACTATTGGCTGGTTAATATTTATGGAGGATAGCCCGGTGAAATTCAAGTCTTCGATGGAACCGCTTTTGCAA gtttttttaaggtTGGAAACAACTCCTGATTCGATGTTTCGGACTGATGGGGTGAAGTATGCACTAATTGGGTTAATGAGGGATCTTAGAGGAATTGCTATGGCCACAAATAG TCGAAGAACGTATGGGCTTTTATTTGATTGGCTGTATCCTGCTCACATGCCGCTTCTCTTGAAAGGCATCTCGCATTGGACAGACACACCGGAG GCGACAACCCCTTTATTAAAATTCATGGCtgaatttgtgttgaacaaGGCCCAACGTTTAACTTTTGATTCGTCATCTCCTAATGGCATTCTTCTTTTCCGGGAAGTCAGCAAAGTAATTGTAGCCTATGGAACAAGGATTTCATCTCTTCCAAATGTTGCTGACATATATGGCTACAAATACAAGGGGATATGGATTTGCCTAACCATTCTCTCAAGAG CTCTCGCTGGAAACTATGTCAACTTTGGTGTCTTTGAACTGTATGGTGATAGAGCACTCTCTGATGCACTTGATATTGCTCTAAAGATGACGCTCTCAATTCCTCTTGCTGATATATTGGCATTTCGAAAG CTAACAAGGGCTTACTTTGCATTCTTGGAGGTTCTATTCAGCAGCCACATTGTTTTCATATTGAATCTGGATACAAACACCTTCATGCATATTGTTGGTTCCCTGGAATCAGGTCTTAAAGGTCTGGATACAAATATCTCATCACAG TGTGCATCTGCTGTTGACAATTTGGCTGCTTATTATTTCAACAACATCACAATGGGGGAGGTACCCACCTTCCCCACTGCTATTAATCTTGCTCGTCATATTGCAGACTGCCCCAATTTGTTTCCTGAG ATACTGAAGACTCTGTTTGAGATTGTTTTATTTGAGGACTGTGGCAACCAGTGGAGTCTTAGCAGACCCATGCTGAGCTTAACTATCATTAGTGAGCAG ATATTCTCTGATTTGAAAGCTCAAATCTTGGCTTCACAG CCTGTGGATCAACATCAGCGGCTTGCCCTTTGTTTTGATAAACTGATGGCAGATGTTACTCGAAGCTTGGATTCAAAGAACAGGGATAAATTTACTCAAAATCTGACGGTTTTCAG ATATGATGCCCACTTCGGCGCAGAGCGTTCGTGCTCACGAG tggCAGGTCACGGTGGACGTGAACAGGGCGGGCTTTGTGCTGATGTTGTTATAATCGTCGCTTTTGAGTAG
- the LOC118053952 gene encoding uncharacterized protein isoform X1 yields MESLAQLEALCERLYNSQDSAERAHAENALKCFSVNTDYISQCQYILDNASTPYSLMLASSSLLKQVTDHSLSLQLRLDIRNYLINYLATRGPLPQFVNASLIQLLCRVTKFGWFDDDRFREVVKEATDFLSQASKEHYEIGLKILNQLVSEMNQSNSGLPSTNHRRVACSFRDQSLFQIFQISLTSLSQLKNDVMSRLQELALSLSLKCLSFDFVGTSIDESSEEFGTIQIPSSWRPVLEDPSTLQIFFDYYAITTSPRSKEALECLVRLASVRRSLFTNDAARSKFLAHLMTGTKEILQTGRGLADHDNYHEYCRLLGRFRVNYQLSELVNVEGYSDWIQLVAEFTLKSLQSWQWASSSVYYLLGLWSRLVTSVPYLKGEAPSLLDEFVPKITEGFITSRFNSVQAGFTDDEDPLDNVELLQDQLDCFPYLCRFQYQSSGFYIINTMEPILQSYTERARLQTADNNELAVIEAKLSWIVHIIAAILKIKQSTGCSVESQEVLDAELSARVLQLINVTDSGLHSQRYGELSKQRLDRAILTFFQHFRKSYVGDQAVHSSKQLYARLSELLGLSDHLLLLNVIVSKIATNLKCYTESEEVINHTLSLFLELASGYMTGKLLLKLDAIKFIVANHTREHFPFLEEYRSSRSRTTFYYTIGWLIFMEDSPVKFKSSMEPLLQVFLRLETTPDSMFRTDGVKYALIGLMRDLRGIAMATNSRRTYGLLFDWLYPAHMPLLLKGISHWTDTPEATTPLLKFMAEFVLNKAQRLTFDSSSPNGILLFREVSKVIVAYGTRISSLPNVADIYGYKYKGIWICLTILSRALAGNYVNFGVFELYGDRALSDALDIALKMTLSIPLADILAFRKLTRAYFAFLEVLFSSHIVFILNLDTNTFMHIVGSLESGLKGLDTNISSQCASAVDNLAAYYFNNITMGEVPTFPTAINLARHIADCPNLFPEILKTLFEIVLFEDCGNQWSLSRPMLSLTIISEQIFSDLKAQILASQPVDQHQRLALCFDKLMADVTRSLDSKNRDKFTQNLTVFRYDAHFGAERSCSRVAGHGGREQGGLCADVVIIVAFE; encoded by the exons ATGGAGAGTTTAGCGCAACTAGAAGCATTGTGCGAGAGGCTATACAATTCGCAAGATTCTGCAGAGAGAGCACACGCCGAGAATGCATTGAAATGCTTTTCGGTTAATACCGATTACATTTCGCAATGCCAGTACATTCTTGACAATGCGTCTACGCCTTACTCGTTGATGCTCGCCAGTTCTAGTTTGTTGAAACAAGTCACTGATCATAGCCTCTCTTTACAGCTCCGTCTTGATAtca GGAAttacttgattaactatttggCTACTAGAGGACCGTTACCACAGTTTGTTAATGCGTCTTTGATTCAACTTCTCTGTCGTGTTACGAAGTTTGGATGGTTTGATGATGATAGATTTAGAGAAGTGGTAAAGGAGGCTACTGATTTCTTGAGTCAG GCATCCAAGGAGCACTATGAAATTGGTTTGAAGATACTGAATCAACTTGTGTCTGAAATGAACCAG TCAAATTCAGGGTTGCCTTCAACAAATCATCGAAGGGTAGCTTGCTCCTTTAGGGACCAGTCGCTTTTTCAAATATTCCAAATTTCTTTAACATCATTGAGTCAACTGAAAAATGACG TTATGAGTCGATTGCAAGAGTTGGCACTTTCTCTTTCGCTAAAATGtttgtcttttgattttgttgGGACATCAATTGATGAAAGTTCAGAGGAGTTTGGTACTATTCAG ATACCGTCATCCTGGAGGCCTGTTTTAGAGGATCCTTCAACTTTGCAGATTTTTTTTGATTATTATGCCATTACAACATCTCCTCGTTCAAAAGAG GCTCTGGAATGCCTGGTTCGATTAGCATCAGTACGTCGCTCTTTGTTCACAAATGATGCTGCCCGTTCCAAGTTTTTGGCCCATTTGATGACAGGAACCAAGGAAATTCTACAAACAGGACGAG GTCTTGCTGATCATGATAATTATCATGAGTATTGTCGTCTTCTTGGACGTTTCAGAGTGAATTATCAG TTGTCAGAGCTTGTGAACGTGGAAGGCTACAGTGATTGGATACAGTTGGTGGCAGAATTCACTTTAAAGTCTTTGCAGTCTTGGCAG TGGGCCAGCAGCAGTGTATATTATCTTCTAGGGTTGTGGTCCAGATTGGTGACATCTGTACCATACTTGAAGGGCGAGGCACCTAGTTTGCTTGATGAGTTTGTGCCCAAAATTACTGAAGGCTTTATAACATCAAGATTTAACTCTGTGCAG GCTGGATTCACTGACGATGAAGATCCATTAGACAATGTTGAGCTTCTTCAAGATCAGCTAGATTGCTTTCCTTATCTTTGCAGATTTCAG tATCAAAGCAGcggtttttatataataaacacaATGGAGCCTATTCTGCAATCATACACG GAAAGAGCACGGCTACAGACTGCTGATAACAATGAACTTGCTGTTATTGAAGCAAAACTTTCTTGGATTGTTCATATCATTGCTgctattcttaaaattaaacaatctaCTGGCTGTAG CGTGGAGTCGCAAGAAGTGCTTGATGCAGAACTTTCAGCTCGTGTTTTGCAATTAATAAATGTTACTGACAGTGGGCTACATAGCCAG AGATATGGTGAATTAAGCAAGCAAAGACTTGATCGAGCGATTCTTACCTTCTTTCAGCATTTCCGTAAGTCTTATGTTGGCGACCAGGCTGTGCACTCGTCTAAG CAGCTATATGCTCGTTTGTCTGAACTTCTTGGACTCAGTGATCATCTACTACTATTAAATGTGATTGTTTCAAAAATAGCTACAAATTTAAAGTGTTATACAGAG AGTGAGGAGGTCATTAATCATACATTAAGCTTATTCTTGGAGCTGGCATCCGG GTATATGACTGGAAAGCTGCTTCTGAAACTGGATGCTATCAAATTTATAGTTGCCAACCATACT aggGAACATTTTCCCTTCTTAGAAGAATATAGAAGCTCTCGTAGCAGAACAACCTTCTATTATACTATTGGCTGGTTAATATTTATGGAGGATAGCCCGGTGAAATTCAAGTCTTCGATGGAACCGCTTTTGCAA gtttttttaaggtTGGAAACAACTCCTGATTCGATGTTTCGGACTGATGGGGTGAAGTATGCACTAATTGGGTTAATGAGGGATCTTAGAGGAATTGCTATGGCCACAAATAG TCGAAGAACGTATGGGCTTTTATTTGATTGGCTGTATCCTGCTCACATGCCGCTTCTCTTGAAAGGCATCTCGCATTGGACAGACACACCGGAG GCGACAACCCCTTTATTAAAATTCATGGCtgaatttgtgttgaacaaGGCCCAACGTTTAACTTTTGATTCGTCATCTCCTAATGGCATTCTTCTTTTCCGGGAAGTCAGCAAAGTAATTGTAGCCTATGGAACAAGGATTTCATCTCTTCCAAATGTTGCTGACATATATGGCTACAAATACAAGGGGATATGGATTTGCCTAACCATTCTCTCAAGAG CTCTCGCTGGAAACTATGTCAACTTTGGTGTCTTTGAACTGTATGGTGATAGAGCACTCTCTGATGCACTTGATATTGCTCTAAAGATGACGCTCTCAATTCCTCTTGCTGATATATTGGCATTTCGAAAG CTAACAAGGGCTTACTTTGCATTCTTGGAGGTTCTATTCAGCAGCCACATTGTTTTCATATTGAATCTGGATACAAACACCTTCATGCATATTGTTGGTTCCCTGGAATCAGGTCTTAAAGGTCTGGATACAAATATCTCATCACAG TGTGCATCTGCTGTTGACAATTTGGCTGCTTATTATTTCAACAACATCACAATGGGGGAGGTACCCACCTTCCCCACTGCTATTAATCTTGCTCGTCATATTGCAGACTGCCCCAATTTGTTTCCTGAG ATACTGAAGACTCTGTTTGAGATTGTTTTATTTGAGGACTGTGGCAACCAGTGGAGTCTTAGCAGACCCATGCTGAGCTTAACTATCATTAGTGAGCAG ATATTCTCTGATTTGAAAGCTCAAATCTTGGCTTCACAG CCTGTGGATCAACATCAGCGGCTTGCCCTTTGTTTTGATAAACTGATGGCAGATGTTACTCGAAGCTTGGATTCAAAGAACAGGGATAAATTTACTCAAAATCTGACGGTTTTCAG ATATGATGCCCACTTCGGCGCAGAGCGTTCGTGCTCACGAG tggCAGGTCACGGTGGACGTGAACAGGGCGGGCTTTGTGCTGATGTTGTTATAATCGTCGCTTTTGAGTAG